One Pseudochaenichthys georgianus chromosome 7, fPseGeo1.2, whole genome shotgun sequence DNA segment encodes these proteins:
- the LOC117449214 gene encoding solute carrier family 26 member 6-like, with protein MDTEKKDCSVGEYFVKRRVLDELRLDEVAQKGTWSTKPTLGERLKESLRCSVPRLKHILLSWIPVLSWLPHYSIRENLIGDLISGCSVGIMHLPQGMAYALLASLRPVFGLYTSLYPVLVYFIFGTSRHISIGTFAVISIMIGSVTERLAPDIDFPANGTNGTDLDARDAHRVEIACSLTVLTGIFQILLGVVRFGFVVTYLSEPLIRGYTTGSACHVCVSQLKYLFGVKPARFTGPLSLIYTLVDICRLLPETKVPELVVSLVALSVLIVVKEINDCYRQKLPMPIPIEIIAIIAATIIIYFAGLTSKYNIDVVGEIPSGLKAPRAPDATLFTDVIGDAFAIAIVGYAINISLGKTFALKHGYKVDSNQELVALGLSNTVGGFFQCYSVTSSLSRSLVQESTGGKTQVAGLISSVIVLVTVLKIGSLFSHLPKAVLSTIVFVNLKGMFKQFLDVSLLWKTNKVDLMVWLVTFTSTILLNLDLGLAVSVGFSMLTVIFRTQLPRYSILGNVSGTDLYLDTDTYKEAKEIPGIKIFRSSTTIYYTNAEMYLEALQEKSGIEIGKLLTAKKKQERKLKRKQEKEKNKAKKEAKKQRKAVLRLSKDTFSEMNERKVSAGLKEQSQGDVVALGLTETSTNGLSIGQVNEAYQHDTTMSDSDSETGYHGDNSINKVSQRGNEEKERAVRSDTHSIILDISTTSFVDTVSVKTLKNIFRDFGEIDLDVYLAGCQACVVEQLEAAGFFSESIPKSRLFVTVHDAVLHILKKLGDTDFVLDVSYSTQM; from the exons ATGGACACGGAGAAGAAGGACTGCTCCGTTGGGGAGTATTTTGTGAAGAGGAGGGTTCTGGATGAGTTACGTCTGGATGAAGTGGCACAAAAAGGGACTTGGTCCACCAAACCAACCCTGGGAGAACGGCTGAAAGAGTCCCTGAG GTGTTCGGTGCCCAGACTGAAGCACATCTTGCTGAGCTGGATCCCCGTGCTCAGCTGGCTGCCTCACTACTCCATCAGAGAAAACTTAATCGGGGACCTGATCTCTGGCTGCAGTGTGGGCATCATGCATCTGCCACAGG GCATGGCATATGCCCTTCTGGCCTCCTTACGCCCAGTATTTGGCCTTTACACCTCCCTTTACCCGGTTCTGGTCTACTTCATCTTTGGCACTTCCAGACACATCTCCATAG GAACATTTGCTGTGATCAGCATCATGATTGGGAGTGTGACGGAGAGGCTGGCACCAGACATTGACTTTCCTGCAAACGGCACTAACGGAACAGACCTTGATGCGCGAGATGCACACAGAGTAGAAATAGCATGTTCCCTCACGGTCTTGACGGGAATCTTTCAG ATCTTGTTAGGTGTGGTGAGGTTTGGTTTCGTTGTCACCTACCTGTCTGAACCACTGATTCGAGGCTACACCACTGGGTCAGCATGCCATGTCTGTGTGTCCCAGCTCAAGTACCTTTTTGGAGTCAAGCCAGCTCGCTTCACTGGTCCACTCTCCCTTATTTAT ACTCTGGTGGATATATGCCGGCTGCTGCCTGAGACCAAAGTGCCAGAGCTGGTGGTCAGCTTGGTTGCGCTTTCTGTTCTCATTGTTGTCAAAGAAATCAATGACTGCTACAGACAGAAGTTGCCTATGCCCATCCCAATAGAAATCATAGCA ATCATAGCAGCAACAATCATTATCTACTTTGCCGGCCTTACAAGTAAATATAACATTGATGTTGTTGGAGAGATTCCAAGTGG GCTTAAGGCCCCTCGTGCCCCAGATGCCACATTATTCACAGATGTGATAGGTGATGCTTTTGCAATAGCAATTGTGGGCTACGCCATCAACATTTCTCTGGGCAAAACATTTGCCCTCAAACATGGCTACAAGGTGGACAGCAACCAG GAGCTGGTTGCTTTGGGTCTCAGTAACACTGTCGGCGGCTTCTTTCAGTGTTACTCTGTGACTTCCTCCTTGTCTCGCAGCCTCGTGCAGGAGAGCACAGGGGGCAAgacacaa gTTGCAGGATTGATTTCGTCTGTCATCGTGCTCGTCACGGTTTTGAAAATAGGTTCTCTTTTTTCACATCTCCCCAAG GCTGTCTTATCCACAATAGTGTTTGTGAATTTGAAAGGCATGTTTAAGCAATTCCTGGATGTGTCTCTGCTGTGGAAGACCAACAAGGTTGACCTG ATGGTGTGGCTGGTCACATTCACAAGCACCATCCTGCTCAACCTGGACCTGGGTTTGGCTGTCTCCGTTGGCTTTTCCATGCTAACTGTCATCTTCAGGACACAACT ACCCCGTTACTCTATCTTGGGCAACGTGTCAGGCACTGACCTGTATCTGGACACAGATACCTACAAGGAG GCTAAAGAGATTCCAGGAATTAAAATCTTCCGTTCATCTACAACCATCTACTACACAAATGCTGAGATGTACTTGGAGGCCCTGCAAGAGAAG AGTGGAATAGAAATCGGGAAGCTGCTGACGGCAAAGAAGAAGCAAGAAAGGAAACTAAAGCGTAaacaagagaaagagaaaaataaagccaaaaaggaggcaaaaaaaCAA AGAAAAGCTGTCCTCCGACTCTCCAAGGACACTTTCTCAGAGATGAATGAGAGGAAAGTCTCTGCAGGACTGAAGGAGCAAAGTCAGGGGGATGTTGTAGCCTTAGGCCTGACAGAAACCTCCACAAATGGCCTTAGTATAGGCCAGGTAAACGAGGCTTACCAGCATGACACAACCATGTCCGACTCAGATTCAGAAACAGGTTACCACGGTGATAACAGCATCAACAAGGTATCGCAGCGCGGAAATGAGGAAAAGGAAAGGGCTGTCAGGTCAGACACGCACAGCATTATCTTGGACATCTCGACCACCAGCTTTGTGGACACCGTCTCTGTGAAGACCTtgaaaaat ATTTTCAGAGACTTTGGAGAGATTGATTTGGACGTCTATCTAGCAGGCTGCCAAG CATGTGTCGTGGAGCAGCTGGAGGCGGCAGGCTTCTTCTCAGAGTCCATCCCAAAGAGCCGGCTGTTTGTCACAGTTCATGATGCAGTGCTTCACATTCTCAAGAAACTGGGCGACACTGACTTCGTTCTT GATGTGTCGTACAGCACTCAGATGTAA